The proteins below are encoded in one region of Thermothelomyces thermophilus ATCC 42464 chromosome 1, complete sequence:
- a CDS encoding glycoside hydrolase family 36 protein (CAZy_ID 267992) has protein sequence MYHARTLVTAANAPNSHGIASPTAEGDVGPQWYENWYDGLGYCTWNSLGQQLTEEKILNALDTLAENKVNISNLIIDDNWQDIDYRGDGQWQYGWNDFEAEPRAFPRGLEALVSDIRSKHKNIQHIAVWHALLGYWAGLAPSGPLVKRYETVQVSRDDTQKSHLPIGNAMTVVAPSDVQDFYEDFYRFLTSCGIDGVKTDAQYMLDTLTQPAARRTLTSSYLDAWTSSTLGHFAGGPVVAGMALSPPTLFHPRLFRTSLPQIVCRTSDDFVPTGGGDDSDDDAHPWHVWTNAHNALLAQHLNALPDWDMFQTAHPRGGFHAAARCVSGGPVCVTDPPGQHDEELLRQIAGATPRGRTVVFRPSTVGRTLDAYSSRADGGGGGLLKVGAYHGRAGTGTGIVAVFNVDPRGNRPVAELLPLARFPGVGTGTGAGEGGAGGRYVVRAHRSGKVTPPLRPGSPAALVTVSLEAKGWDVLSAYPLHAVQSGTRGEVLLANLGLVGKMTGCAAVLRTVFEARENGRMLVDATVKALGVLGVYISVLPELSINDDFMVTIRGQPIPPHTVSVSRQDERVLEVDIETAWTEMGLESGWANEVQVKVYFALEKK, from the exons ATGTACCACGCCCGGACCCTTGTTACGGCAGCGAATGCTCCAAATTCTCACGGTATAGCCTCGCCCACGGCAGAGGGCGATGTCGGGCCGCAATGGTATGAAAATTGGTACGACGGTTTGGGATACT GCACATGGAACTCGTTGGGCCAGCAGTTGACCGAGGAGAAGATCCTGAATGCACTAGACACGTTGGCCGAGAACAAGGTCAACATCTCTAACCTGATCATCGATGACAACTGGCAAGACATTGACTACCGCGGCGACGGCCAATGGCAGTACGGCTGGAACGACTTCGAAGCCGAGCCGAGAGCCTTCCCCCGGGGCCTCGAAGCCCTCGTCTCCGACATCCGGTCCAAGCACAAGAACATACAGCACATCGCAGTCTGGCATGCCCTCCTAGGCTACTGGGCCGGTCTCGCCCCCTCCGGGCCCCTTGTCAAACGCTACGAAACCGTCCAGGTCTCACGCGACGACACCCAAAAGTCCCACCTCCCCATCGGCAACGCCATGACGGTCGTCGCTCCTTCCGACGTCCAGGACTTCTACGAAGACTTCTACCGCTTCCTCACCTCCTGCGGCATCGACGGCGTCAAGACTGACGCCCAGTACATGCTCGACACGCTCACCCagcccgccgcccgccgcacCCTTACTAGCTCCTACCTCGACGCCTGGACCTCCTCCACCCTCGGCCACTTCGCCGGGGGCCCCGTGGTCGCGGGCATGGCGCTGTCCCCGCCCACGCTCTTCCACCCCCGCCTGTTCCGCACCAGCCTGCCGCAGATTGTGTGTCGTACCTCGGACGACTTCGTCCcgaccggcggcggcgacgacagcgacgacgacgcgcaCCCGTGGCACGTGTGGACCAACGCGCACAACGCACTGCTCGCGCAGCACCTCAACGCGCTGCCGGACTGGGACATGTTCCAGACGGCACACCCGCGGGGCGGGTTCCACGCGGCGGCGCGGTGCGTCAGCGGCGGGCCCGTCTGCGTCACGGACCCGCCCGGCCAGCACGACGAGGAGCTGCTGCGCCAGATCGCGGGCGCCACGCCGCGCGGCCGCACCGTCGTCTTCCGCCCCAGCACGGTCGGCCGGACCCTGGACGCCTACAGCTCCCGcgcggacggcggcggcggcgggttgCTCAAGGTCGGCGCGTACCACGGCCGTGCCGGGACGGGCACGGGCATCGTGGCCGTGTTCAACGTCGATCCGCGGGGTAACCGGCCGGTGGCCGAGCTCCTGCCCCTCGCCCGGTTTCCCGGGGTTGGGACGGGTACGGGTGCGGGTGAGGGGGGCGCGGGCGGGAGGTACGTGGTGCGGGCGCACCGCAGCGGGAAGGTGACGCCTCCCTTGCGGCCCGGGTCGCCGGCCGCTCTGGTGACGGTCTCTCTCGAGGCGAAGGGGTGGGACGTGCTGTCTGCCTATCCGCTGCATGCGGTGCAGTCGGGGACGAGGGGGGAGGTGTTGCTTGCGAACCTGGGGCTGGTGGGCAAGATGACGGGGTGTGCGGCGGTGCTGAGGACCGTGTTCGAGGCGCGCGAGAACGGGAGGATGTTGGTGGATGCTACCGTGAAGGCGCTAGGGGTGTTGG GCGTCTACATCTCGGTCCTCCCTGAACTCTCGATCAACGACGACTTCATGGTGACCATTCGGGGGCAGCCGATACCCCCTCACACTGTGTCCGTGAGCCGGCAAGACGAGCGCGTCCTGGAGGTGGATATCGAAACAGCGTGGACCGAAATGGGCCTCGAGAGCGGCTGGGCGAACGAGGTGCAGGTCAAGGTCTACTTTGCCCTGGAGAAGAAGTAG